A genome region from Candidatus Anaeroferrophillus wilburensis includes the following:
- a CDS encoding 4Fe-4S dicluster domain-containing protein has translation MRNGGYFKDLYVGGKSLLVGLGVTLRTCFLPEVTVHYPREKLTITPNYRGHVELVKDPETGGPLCIVCGMCGRACPSNCFTIEGEKKEGEKKKTLTVFRLDFTKCSLCGTCVETCPKGAIEYSMDYNICGFTREEFHYDLLKRLEERG, from the coding sequence ATGAGAAACGGCGGCTATTTCAAAGATCTCTATGTTGGCGGCAAGAGTCTGCTTGTTGGGCTGGGTGTTACCCTGAGAACCTGCTTTCTGCCCGAGGTGACCGTTCATTATCCCCGTGAAAAGCTGACGATTACCCCCAACTACCGCGGCCATGTTGAGCTGGTCAAGGATCCTGAGACCGGCGGGCCGTTGTGCATCGTCTGCGGGATGTGCGGCCGGGCCTGCCCTTCCAACTGTTTCACCATCGAGGGGGAGAAAAAAGAGGGGGAGAAGAAGAAAACCCTGACTGTTTTCAGGCTGGATTTCACCAAATGCAGTCTCTGCGGAACCTGCGTAGAAACCTGTCCTAAGGGGGCAATCGAGTATTCCATGGATTATAATATTTGTGGTTTTACCCGTGAAGAGTTCCATTATGATCTGCTGAAAC